In the Arachis hypogaea cultivar Tifrunner chromosome 20, arahy.Tifrunner.gnm2.J5K5, whole genome shotgun sequence genome, ttcaattttaaaatctttgagaactgatttggataattactcttcttttaaaaaacaaaaaaattaaccctCTCAAAGCACCTCTCTACTAGTCCATCGAGTTCCTCGAAGAAAGTTTTGTTGGGAAGAGTTAGCCAATGCATTTTCAATTATGGCGTAAATTCTCGTCTACTTATTTTTATACAaagataataattattaattattaaatgataatttagtcaaatatatcaaaatatttgACAATATCAATTATAatctttacataaaaataattgcaCGTAAATAGTCTGCTTCACTTATATACTGAATTCAAAATGTGTTTATCAAAGCATTATTCTCGTGTTCATATTTTTTATTCGGATCTCCGCATCGTTAAACTTTTAGTCATCTGAACAATGAAACCTTAAGAATATCTATTATCCTCTGAATCAATCTCTGCAAATCAACATTAACTCTTATAACCTGGATACTTAAACAGGTTCAAAGCTCGGTTGGTGTTGAATTGGTGCGGCTTCAAAAATTTATGACGCTTGTAGTAGTTATTTGTGGCTCAATAAAAAGATGTTTATTTGGGAGGATAGCAGAATTGATTTTGGCTTTGACATCAACATGTTCTGGAAAAGTATAAATTTTTAGCCTGGCTATGTCTTCGgaaggctcttcctactgctgcaTTTCGTTTTAGGAGGGGCATTTCGCACACGAATAGCTGCCCACGATGTTTCTCAAGTCAGGAATCGATTTTACATTACATTCGGAAttttgtccaaaagctcagctaGTTTGGCAAGTTTTGGGGATCTCCGGTCAACCACTAGAGTTGATGAGTTAGTTCTTATATAATAGCAAATAAcgcccctttagattcttttTTGGTCTCTGATGAATTTGGCGTTCGAGGAATAACGTGATATTTCATCCCCACAAGTCTTGGACCATGGACAAGGTTCtggtatggctttgtccttgAAAAAGGAGCTCcagaatattttattttgagttgcAACGAGTGTCTATCCTCTCCACCATTAGTGGACATGTATTCCCTCATCCATGGatacctttaagattaattgtgatgctaacTATCCTAACAATGGTGCTCGGGTTGGTTTTGTctgtgttagcagagattggaaaGGAATGTGGCAACGAGGCTATTTGGGAACAATTTTAAGTCATAGTATTCTGCAAGGAGAGttatttgctatttggagaggcttttCTTTTAGCTTGGGAGGGCAAAGAGAtattatatgtgagacagactgtgtAAAGACctttattattatcaataatttaCAGGATTGCTCTGATTTTATTGATcatttggtgttgaaaatctgagATATCATATCTTAGAAATGACGTGCTGATCTCTGGTTGATCTTGAAAAATGTAAACACAATAATAGATATCATGACAAAGACTGTAATGGGACTCTTTTTCCCCAAGTAAAATTTTCGTTGCCTTAAAAAGAATTTAGGAATAGTATTTAGCAAAACTATCTTtcttaaacaattttttatttattttttcttttttaattgttatttattttctttcctatcacggaaaaaaaaaagtattatccTCCAAAATACACATGGGTGATTAATTTGATTTGGTTTAATGCAATAAAATAAGAATAGGAAACTTATACAACAACCCAGCATTCGAAAGCCACAACTAAGTGACCTTATTAATACAAACAAATGAATCAAAACTTAAAACGTAACTAAATaggaaacaaataataataaagcaTACAGCTAGATACTTAAACTTAATTAGAAATAGATGAAAAAATCCTTCTTAGCTTTAgttattattctaatattaatgcACATAAAATCAAATCAAGAACAAATAGCTGCTAATAGTAGTTCATCATCAGAATCAAACATCGGAGAAGTAGTATTTGAGGAGTTGTTGGCACTGAGGCAATGCCTCATCCTTCAAGAAACCAAGGTTATTAGCATAGTGGACATGGTTGAGTAGGCCATTTTTATAGTGGGACAGCACCAAGGTGGCCTTGCTACGCCCTGGGTCTGCTTTGTTGCACCCCAACACTGGGCTGTGAACAAGAACACTCTCACAATTGTGCTCATTGAACTCTTTGTCAACCTCAATTCCGTATGTTCCAGTGTTGTCTGTTTTAACTTCCGTGTAATACTCTACTTTCATTGTCTTCTTGTTTTTGCACTGAATTGCCACCGTTGCACCTAATTAATTAACCACCAATTCAATAAAATCACATTAGCTAAAGTAGTCACCTTCTCAGAAAGACCCATATTATACATGCAAATAGTTTTAGTTGAGTGGTAAATAATAATAGATTTAATTATTGTGTTGGTcctatagttttatcaaatttataattaaatttttatattgtttttaattaggtcttatactatttttaattttttaagtcttttttagtataaaaattattagaattaagttaatatttttttgtaaattaaaaatattcataattaaaaatataattagatttttgattatatattttttatgaaaaatattcggtcaattttaatatttttatataaaaaatatttaattataaaattaaaaataatataaaaatttaattaaaaaatataaaaatttaattaaaaatttaataaaattagagaGATTAACATAGTAATTAAATGATAATGTACCTGGAATGTAGAAGGTGGCCttagtttcaaaaccaaaacGGCAGGTATCACAATAAACTCTGCCTTTGACATGGCAAGCTTCTGTTGCAAAAGCAAAAGAGAGggacaccaacaccaacaccaccaacTTATTCGTTCCCATCATCATGGTTATGACTTACTCTAATTTGATGAGTATATATGTAGTTAGTAATGTACCAAAATGGGAgtgaaaattatatatagagaGGAATTGGAGGAACAtatagttaattattattattaattaattttatataagtgTATTCTAATTCTAAATATTCTCATTATGTATACATATCTCGTGTGTTTTTCAGAGATCGCGCCTAATGCGCCATAAGAAGTGAATCATGTCTCAAAGTCTAAAGTTTATATAACTTTGGGATTGGTGCCATTAATTCCTTCCACATGCGACCTAACATGCTCCTTTTTCTTCCTTCTCCGTCTCTTCCGTTCTTGATTCTTACTTTCTTAATTAGTtctaagtaattaattaatatatatccacgattattttgttaaattatgaTTGATTTTAGATTTGTTTGTTTATTGGGATAAGTTATTTTGACaccattttactttatttttgtatGCTTTtagtaatttatcttttttacaaAACTGAATAgctcaaatatataataatatataatataaattgtgtagttttaaaaaatattataacattATTATGTCTATATAATAAATTCATagttttataaatacatacacaAGAGTATTTATTTAACTAAATCATTAGTgaattcatttttaatattaGTAAGATTAAATGAATGTTTATACAGTAGTATAGTAACTAATAATGACTCCATAATAATATACAACACAAAAGTGACAAACTGAAACTACTAAAAAAAATTGCTGAAAATGTATTTATATTTACGGAAAAGTATATATGTTAAAgtatacaaaaattaaacaaaatggtGTGGCAATACCACAATAGTCATTTTGGGTGTggtaaataataagttaataacctGTCTCTACAAAGTTGGAGGTATGAATTTTAAGCTTTTATTATAGAAAGTTGACTATGGATATTAGATAAGATAGTCCCATCTAAAAGGAGACTACGGGTAAGCTTCTCTAAAATAATTACAAAACGAGCTCTGATTTTTATTCATCTGAAATTCAAAAAGGTCCcctcctttttattattttctttttaatccaCTTTTAccgagttaatactcaaattggCCCTTGAAATTTAACTCCCGACTCAATTTAACCTTCAAAGTTTCAATTGACTCTAACTGTACCCTGGAATTTTGCTCTGCACCTCAATTTGGCCCTTCCGTCGTTTTCCGTCACCGGATAGCTGACCTGGCAATTTTAAATGACACCTGGCAGtctcaaaacgacgccgttttactGTTGGCGCCGAAATCTTTAGAAACGACGTCGTTCACCTTAGAAAGGggttaaatgaaaataaaaacattaacCACTCCAAAGGTGAAACCCAGTTGActttttctcttcctcctcttcccctCGTTTTCCTTTCCGTCAGAGAAGCACTATGGATGTCGCAGTAATGGAGCTTTGAAGCTTTTCTTACTTGTTTCTATCCCATTGTGAAGATTAATTACCTGGGAGTCATCTTTTGAAAAACAGGTTAGTAACAAAATCGATGCTCTCAACTACTGTGCTctgtttttttcaaaatgttggTTGTgcattgtttttcatttttttcactcTACTTCATCAGTGAAACTTTAGGAAAATGTGGTTGATTATGGTTGTTGATGATGATAGAGTTTTTGTATGTTAGGGTTTAATTTTTTTGCTTGTGTGTGGCTGTGATCAACTGAATCGTTCAATTATTTGTCCGTTTGAGCAGTCTTTGATTCTTCATATTCcattttaaaataacaattttaCTCCTTCATattccattttaatttaattgttgaTTGGGTAATTtcttgtaaaaataaaatattttctatgctGAATATTGTCTGCATCAATGACCACCATGAATGTTTTATTATGCATCTGAAATTAAGTGATAATCATGAACATTGTCTACATCAATTTTACTCTTTCAGtgcatttatatattaaaatgggGACTTGAATCAATCATTATTCATGAATGAATATAAGAAATCCCTCGATATATTGCCTTCTCATTTATAGAGATGTCTTGTCACGGAAGATTTTGTATTTTGGCCAGTCATTGCAGTGTATTTAACTTTTGATTAgtgtatttttttcattatgttcGTCTTGTTTTAGATATTCCTTTCTTTCCTTACCCTAGCATAGTTTTCTACCGATCCTTATCACATTAAAAAAGGAGCTTGTTTCCATATTTTCATCTAATGTAGCATAACACATAAATTGATAATATGAGACAATTCTTAAACTCGGTTGAACACCATTGTCAACTTATATTATGTTGATATAATTGTAGATTGTGGATGACGACCTCCCCAACCTAACACTTAATAATAGGGTGGAATATATGCATGTGTGAATTCCATGGATGAATCTGGTGTTTATCCTAGTATGTGCTTCATTAACATTAGTTGACTTCAACTCTTTGCATATCAATTTGTTAAATGGAAGAATGTGCTCTTTtggtaaaaaatatttgaagaagtTTGAGTAAATAGGGATTATACCGTATCTTTAACTTTCCTTCTTAATGTTCTAATTTGAATAGTTTCTCCCATTAATCACTTATGATCACTTTTAACATTCCCTTTAAATGGGAACAATTATATATGTAACTATATCCAAATATTGTTGATTTTACTTGCTTTATTCTTTCATGTTTCATGATTAAGGATTGTACGAGACAGATTGAAATTAAACCAAATACctttaaacaaaatattaatgttttaattcttctttttttttaatggtaGCCAAAACacttttaattgattaatttgtTTAATATATTAGAACTAAGTCCCAACTGAATTGTCTGTAATTTGAATTACTATTTTCAATTTATTGAAGTTAGTGTTGTTTTTAACCATTGTGTCTCATGAATCTTATTTATAGATGGATGAAGGTATAACGATTGTGTATCATCATGGAGGCAGTTTTGTCACCAAACTAAATGGCAGTTTGGTTTATGACAATGATCACACTGATGAGTTGACTAGGCTGGATGAGGACGTATTAGATGTATTTTCACTAAGAGAATACTACAAGGTCTTAGGTTATGATAACATGGTTGAGTGTTGGTGGCTTGTTCCTGGTAGACCTATGAAGAGTGGACTGCGAGTACTAAGTCATGACAAAGAGCTAGTAGAGATGTGCTTCTATGCAAAGAACAATGAGAGAACAGTGCACATATACTATGAGCATGGAGTTTCCAACCCATGGTAGAGGAAGAAGCACCTGAATTGATAGAGCTAACATCCAATGCCACTAGTGTAGAAAACATTGTCAAAGGGACCACACCTAGCCCAAAGAATGATACACCAACCAGTCCATCCCATATCAAATCACCCATCAACAGCACAAGTGAAGGCCCTTCCAACGCATCATCCAAGTCCCAACCTTCATCTGCTTCCACCCCCTGTTGAAGGAGATaccacaaccaaaaccagcaCCTAAACCCACATCTAAGCCCAGGCCAGCAACTAAGGAGAGACCTCAGCCTACACCTAAGTCCAAACCTGCACCTAAGGAGACACCTAAGCCCATACCCAAACCAGGACCTAAGCCCAAGTCCACATCCAAACCAGCACCTCAACCCAATCCCACATCAAATACAATTAAGTTCACACCTAAGTCCGGGCCCAAACCCAATCCAACACCCAAATAAGCATCCAAGCCCAATCCAACACCCAAATTAGCCCATAAATGTAAAGCCACTTCATCCAAATCAATTCATACTGCAACAAGATCCTTTGCTAGACTAAAAGGAAGAGTAGTGGGACAAAAACAAGATACTGGCAGCAAGAAAACCTATATAAGCCTTGATGACAGCAATGGCAGTGACAGTGACTCACATAACTCGTACAAATATGCAGAAGACAGCCTATATAAGCCTAGACCACAAGACAGTTCTACTGAATCAGATATTGAAGGTGGTCTTTCGGCAGCTAGGTTGAGGGAATTTAAGTTGAAGTATGCTCCAGGTGCTGCCTGGAAGAAGGGCAAGAAGAAAATAGTAGAGGAAGATGACGGTCTGGTTGTGGAAAATTTTGATGAAGAAGTAGATTTGGTGCAAGTGCTGGGCAACAGAGAAAACAACCAAGAATCTTATGATGCATATGATCCGATTCACGATGATTCTGATGAAAACGACTCTTGGAAGTCTGAAGAATTGAAAACCTCCCCCCCAAACTTAGATGAGGAGtggagtgatgatgatgatgctgatgatGTGCACCCAATCTTCTCTGAGGGTGGCCGATTCGATTAACTAAAGCTACAAGTTGGAATGAAGTTTAGT is a window encoding:
- the LOC112783689 gene encoding protein DOWNSTREAM OF FLC: MMMGTNKLVVLVLVSLSFAFATEACHVKGRVYCDTCRFGFETKATFYIPGATVAIQCKNKKTMKVEYYTEVKTDNTGTYGIEVDKEFNEHNCESVLVHSPVLGCNKADPGRSKATLVLSHYKNGLLNHVHYANNLGFLKDEALPQCQQLLKYYFSDV